The Plasmodium knowlesi strain H genome assembly, chromosome: 14 genome has a segment encoding these proteins:
- a CDS encoding SICAvar, type I → MAQKFAGVLTKWMQNEGGSAGQRGQINSNTASQKLQDELKKMFEELRTRIEEMNFPKEINNACASAGTKYGDHDKLICKTLLRTVYWMNGIAESGKPKVGGSDQGGEQGLRDYFRCIVGYSAMAKLLSNKRDVQKIVQAVQDAATGGIKDEGNENINKKCESVTLEDMEFGSQILGGSLEEWVRQGNRNRRMMSLYLSWTLGGGGTGTEGEEIDENKDQKKGILELFKDKKAAALYKKVDPGVQLPGGSPTSPEGKFGQVLKDADSCETEDSDNIQNCLKKKLELTIGKPCNSSEFCKRLECVLRKKRGLDGNSANTTTKDDKVQEEVKAEVTSAATNISTSGTSDTDVDQYCSTVQCTNGNADGCVSKETCKIIVKALKEVHKIGKGGQGSDGDKEINRIFKSTIHCMALNAFIQKLKQQADQGGYGCAVQRGIDKAFDEKNLKNKRKEWCGKSSNVDGSCEECGKDLQVCTGSSIGKDFLSETVKQELNKDTNTNIQPTLDNIHSQATLCDRLHCAIDHWKIAKGAGQTPGSNDEEFWTGNDSPVKTLWDELARKMKDNGGTRTTGNGTDCDSFETDAEKKACNYLNTGFKQLYEPDPTTSSSSGTANSEVLGNPSFRQTMGCFLLHSYAKYMQKNATCNIEEGIKQAFDSWQDLKNKAPTSCNGANGKGPCVPCQWNEDNFKNCSINTNGAAVAAPNYKVEDKLKTIFEDGNNDTNISAMLTKINKRDKLCDHMKCIASHLNSTNGQHKSDNFWKDDVKKLWEDLAKAMMQTNGKGTVTECNGFDNPSAERACNYLHAAFTKLKELSQPTASQNKNGEILSKDPSLKQAMGCFLLHSYATHIKGKSTCVIDAGISKAFNSWHDPSKKASSICNGSGTEPCVLCQWNDKDYDTCKIKTNGAGGTAPTEVKTKVDAVLTNDNSNISTMLTEINKMTTLCDGLQCIASHLNSPNAKTKIPSVDKFWDKTGEVADLWNTLSKEMTDKGKNGSVAECNTMDDGSATGGTANGRPATKPEKKACNYLHAGFEKLKQLSKPSTPQTQNGKILDENPLLRQTVGCFLLKEYAKQMQSKSKCVIEAGLKSAFNSWNSSNNGNCSGTEPCVPCQWNDANIDECKINTTGADGSTTQTEVTQKLTLVQPKIDGTATTTMEEVNKTEFLCDKLQCAASNWFKQHATTTNGTDKKTWCNFWDEGVKPKLEEMFTAIETNGGNPNSSCSDFGDGNVDSVERKACNHITAGLNYIDNIQGIHNGQPSAKENDKFFKQTMMCAALNFYADQIKEKSQDKCPIDEIKIREMFNEWNGSNNKCLTSGDNTKDCFVCQRQREDFNNCKLLVDSNLVNTSSTSPQNGTCNNNATEVKTQIDGLLNDSTIKMKETLSNINEMKTFCTQLQCAAKKWKSSKNRKNGKNGQIGTLSWSDIHSAAETELTALLHHMTQSKNQEEVAIYCNDDANWSKLGHKQSKTNKAACLHFAAGLQHIYTHGNGYQTGQFKGPSFEQTMGCLFLKEYSKQLQTMANDKKRGNSWVHPHCSIEDGINHAFGESNAIMNASSKCNNGPNSCFVCTLDDKNDYKDCSIGNDKVPDKVEPMFTDDQTKQKQMQETLENTVCPILLTDILTPFLPLAPVSIGLSAMAYYLWKYFGPLGKGGARFRRSPAEIPGPSVQEQVLDHVQQDSSHEYRLVKERKPRSAPTRTKRSGRVNRRTIIEIHFEVLDECQKGDTQLNQKDFLELLVQEFMGSELMEEEQVPKEEVLMEGVPMESIPLEQVPMERVPSLGSGLMV, encoded by the exons ATGGCGCAGAAGTTCGCAGGAGTGTTAACAAAGTGGATGCAAAATGAGGGCGGAAGTGCGGGGCAACGGGGTCAGATCAACAGCAACACCGCCTCT caaaaatTACAGGATGAATTGAAGAAGATGTTTGAAGAATTACGGACGCGTATAGAGGAAATGAACTTCCCAAAGGAGATAAACAATGCATGCGCGAGTGCCGGGACTAAGTACGGGGACCATGACAAATTAATATGTAAAACTCTCCTACGAACAGTTTATTGGATGAATGGAATAGCTGAAAGTGGTAAACCGAAAGTCGGCGGTAGCGACCAGGGGGGAGAGCAAGGACTAAGGGATTATTTTAGGTGCATAGTAGGTTACAGTGCTATGGCCAAATTGCTCAGTAATAAACGTGATGTGCAGAAAATTGTGCAAGCTGTCCAGGATGCTGCGACAGGAGGAATAAAGGACGAAGGGAATGAGAATATTAATAAGAAGTGCGAAAGTGTTACATTAGAAGATATGGAATTCGGTTCACAAATTTTGGGGGGTAGTTTAGAAGAATGGGTGCGACAGGGAAATAGGAACAGGCGGATGATGAGTCTGTACCTCAGTTGGACattagggggaggggggacaGGGacggagggggaagaaataGACGAAAATAAGGATCAGAAGAAAGGAATTCTGGAGTTGTTTAAGGACAAAAAAGCCGCTGCCTTATACAAGAAAGTTGATCCGGGAGTCCAACTTCCCGGGGGGAGTCCAACTTCACCAGAAGGGAAATTTGGGCAAGTGCTGAAGGACGCGGACTCATGCGAAACAGAAGACAGTGATAACATACAGAACTGTCTAAAGAAAAAACTGGAATTAACAATAG GTAAACCATGTAATAGCAGTGAATTCTGTAAGCGCTTAGAATGTGtattgaggaagaaaaggggattGGATGGCAACTCTGCAAATACGACAACGAAGGAC GATAAAGTGCAGGAAGAAGTCAAAGCGGAAGTTACCAGCGCAGCCACAAATATATCTACCAGTGGGACCAGCGACACCGATGTAGACCAGTACTGCAGTACCGTTCAATGTACCAATGGTAATGCAGATGGTTGTGTGAGCAAGGAAACATGCAAAATTATTGTTAAAGCATTGAAAGAGGTACATAAAATTGGGAAAGGGGGACAAGGTTCTGATGGGGACAAAGAGATTAATCGAATATTTAAATCTACCATTCACTGTATGGCGCTCAATGCATTTATACAGAAATTAAAGCAGCAGGCGGACCAAGGTGGTTATGGTTGTGCTGTACAGAGAGGAATAGATAAGGCCTTTGATGAAAAGAATCTGAAGAATAAACGTAAGGAATGGTGTGGGAAGAGTAGTAATGTGGATGGTTCCTGTGAGGAATGTGGAAAGGACCTTCAGGTGTGCACGGGTTCTAGCATTGGGAAGGACTTTCTGTCTGAGACAGTAAAGCAGGAGTTAAACAAGGACACCAacaccaacatacaaccaacattggACAACATACATAGTCAAGCCACTTTATGTGATCGTCTACACTGTGCTATAGACCACTGGAAGATAGCAAAAGGAGCAGGACAAACACCAGGAAGCAACGAC GAAGAATTTTGGACAGGGAATGATAGCCCCGTGAAGACACTGTGGGATGAATTagcaaggaaaatgaaagataATGGGGGTACCCGTACTACTGGAAATGGAACTGATTGTGACTCATTTGAAACTGACgctgaaaagaaggcatgcaattatttgaaTACCGGCTTCAAACAACTATACGAGCCGGATCCGACGACGTCGTCGTCGTCCGGAACTGCTAACAGTGAAGTTTTAGGCAACCCATCGTtcagacaaacgatgggttgtttcttacttcattcttatgcaaaatatatgcaaaaaaatgcaacttgTAATATTGAAGAAGGGATAAAACAGGCATTTGATTCGTGGCAGGATCTGAAGAATAAAGCTCCAACTTCTTGCAATGGTGCCAATGGCAAGGGAccttgtgtcccttgccaatggaATGAAGACAACTTTAAGAATTGCTctattaacacaaatggcgCAGCCGTCGCTGCCCCAAATTACAAGGTTGAGGACAAATTGAAGACCATATTCGAGGACGGCAACAACGACACCAACATTAGTGCAATGCTaactaaaataaataaaagggatAAATTATGTGACCATATGaaatgtatagcatcccaTTTAAATTCCACCAACGGACAGCATAAATCG GACAACTTCTGGAAGGATGATGTTAAGAAATTGTGGGAAGATTTGGCAAAAGCAATGATGCAGACAAATGGCAAAGGCACTGTAACTGAGTGTAATGGATTCGATAATCCATCTGCGGAAagggcatgcaattatttgcatgccgctTTCACCAAACTGAAGGAACTTTCACAGCCCACAGCGTCTCAAAACAAAAACGGTGAAATCCTGTCTAAGGACCCATCGTTGAAACaagcgatgggttgtttcttacttcattcttatgCAACACACATTAAAGGGAAGTCGACTTGTGTCATTGATGCTGGTATAAGCAAAGCATTTAATTCGTGGCACGACCCAAGTAAGAAAGCATCTTCCATTTGCAATGGCAGTGGCACGGAACCTTGTGTTCTGTGCCAATGGAATGATAAGGACTATGACACttgcaaaattaaaacaaatggcGCAGGTGGCACGGCGCCAACGGAAGTGAAGACGAAAGTAGACGCTGTGCTAACTAACGACAACTCCAACATTAGTACAATGCTAactgaaataaataaaatgaccaCTTTATGTGATGGTTTACaatgtatagcatcccaCTTAAATTCGCCTAACGCAAAAACGAAGATTCCAAGTGTg GACAAATTTTGGGATAAGACTGGCGAAGTTGCCGACTTATGGAACACACTGTCCAAAGAAATGACAGATAAAGGCAAAAACGGAAGCGTAGCTGAATGTAATACCATGGATGATGGCAGTGCCACTGGTGGCACTGCCAATGGCAGACCTGCCACGAAAcctgaaaaaaaggcatgcaattatttgcatgccggtttTGAAAAACTGAAGCAACTTTCAAAGCCCTCAACGCCTCAAACCCAAAACGGTAAAATTTTGGATGAAAACCCACTGTTaagacaaacagtgggttgtttccttcttaaggaatatgcaaaacaaatgcaAAGTAAATCAAAATGTGTTATCGAAGCAGGTTTAAAAAGCGCTTTTAATTCATGGAATTCAAGTAATAATGGTAATTGCAGTGGCACGGAACCTTGTGTTCCGTGCCAATGGAATGATGCCAACATTGACGAgtgcaaaattaacacaacaGGCGCAGATGGGAGCACAACCCAAACGGAAGTAACGCAAAAGTTAACATTAGTTCAGCCTAAAATTGACGGCACCGCAACTACCACCATGGAAGAAGTAAACAAAACCGAGTTCTTATGTGATaaactccaatgtgccgcATCCAATTGGTTCAAACAGCACGCAACAACGACGAATGGTACTGATAagaagacttgg tgtaaCTTTTGGGATGAAGGCGTCAAACCCAAACTGGAGGAGATGTTCACAGCAATTGAGACGAATGGAGGGAACCCTAATAGTTCATGCAGTGactttggtgatggtaatgttgatagtgttgaaagaaaagcatgtaatcatatcacggCAGGATTAAACTACATTGATAATATTCAAGGTATTCACAACGGCCAGCCGAgtgcaaaagaaaatgacaagttttttaaacaaactatgatgtgcgcagcacttaatttttacgctgatcaaataaaagaaaagtcTCAAGATAAATGTCCTATTGATGAGataaaaataagagaaaTGTTTAATGAATGGAATGGAAGTAATAATAAGTGCTTGACCTCTGGTGATAATACTAAAGATTGTTTTGTTTGCCAGAGGCAAAGGGAAGACTTTAATAATTGCAAACTCCTCGTTGACAGCAATTTGGTTAATACATCATCAACATCACCACAAAATGGAACTTGCAATAATAACGCAACTGAAGTGAAGACTCAAATTGACGGTCTTCTGAACGACTCTACcatcaaaatgaaagaaacaTTATCcaacataaatgaaatgaaaactttctgtactcaactccaatgcgcagcaaagaaatggaaatcgTCCAAAAATcgcaaaaatggcaaaaatggCCAAATTGGAACACTATCTTGG AGTGACATACACAGTGCCGCTGAAACTGAATTAACGGCACTGTTGCATCATATGACGCAGTCTAAAAATCAGGAGGAAGTTGCTATATACTGCAATGACGACGCTAATTGGAGTAAACTTGGTCATaaacaaagcaaaacaaataaagcagcttgtttacattttgctgcaggactgcagcacatttatacCCACGGTAATGGCTACCAGACGGGCCAGTttaagggcccatcgtttgaacaaacgatgggttgtttatttcttaaagaatattcaaaacaattgcaaacaatggcaaatgataagaaaaggggaaatagttgggtacatccccaTTGTAGCATAGAGGACGGTATAAATCACGCTTTTGGTGAAAGTAATGCCATTATGAATGCATCATCTAAATGCAATAATGgtcctaattcttgttttgtgtgcacattgGACGATAAGAACGATTATAAAGATTGCTCCATTGGCAATGACAAAGTACCGGACAAAGTTGAACCAATGTTCACGGACGACCAAacgaaacaaaaacaaatgcaagaaacattagagaatacagtctgtcccatccttcttacggatatccttactccttttcttcctttggctcctgtctctattggtctttctgctatggcttattacctttggaag tattttggtcctcttggtaaaggaggagcacgtttccgaagatctcctgctgaaattcctggtccatccgtacaggaacaagtccttgatcatgtgcaacaagatagttcacatgaatatcgattggtgaaggaacgaaaacctcgttctgctccaacaagaacgaaacgttctggtcgcgtgaatcgtcgaacgattattgaaattcattttgaagtgttggatgaatgtcaaaaaggcgacacacaattgaaccagaaggattttctggaacttttggttcaagagttcatgggatccgaattaatggaagaagaacaggttcctaaggaagaagttcttatggaaggtgttcctatggaaagtattcctttggagcaggttccaatggaacgtgttccaagtttaggttccgggttaatggtttag
- a CDS encoding cytochrome c, putative: MNLARNKKNNLIDDELPNDFVLPEGDKVKGEKLFKKHCKQCHSIAPDNTQSNSGFTSWGPSLFNVYNRTAGMSKGNSPFQVSPDMHTSGIIWNDLNLMKYMKNPKDFVEANIGMNFKGISNFQDRVDIVHYLRTLTYDDPHGKEIVEKFSKKGK; encoded by the coding sequence ATGAATTTAGctaggaataaaaagaacaaccTGATAGATGATGAGCTACCGAACGATTTTGTACTACCTGAAGGGGACAAAGTGAAAGGGGAGAAACTGTTCAAGAAGCACTGTAAGCAATGTCACTCCATAGCTCCAGACAACACTCAATCCAATTCGGGGTTCACAAGTTGGGGGCCCTCTTTATTTAATGTTTATAACAGAACTGCTGGAATGAGCAAAGGAAATTCTCCTTTTCAGGTATCACCTGATATGCACACGTCAGGTATTATATGGAACGATCTAAATTTAATGAAGTACATGAAGAATCCTAAAGATTTTGTAGAAGCGAACATTGGTATGAATTTTAAGGGAATTTCAAACTTTCAAGATAGGGTTGACATCGTGCACTATTTAAGAACCCTTACGTATGATGATCCacatggaaaagaaattgtggagaaattttcgaaaaaaggaaaatag
- a CDS encoding SICAvar, type I (fragment): EEINDVVKEELTKLIGHITNEDKWKDVAALCGNVSSSTSNDTPGEEKAKQKACKLFASGLKHISEIKDDTNKDVVPLRKTMMCAALNLYADQLINKSTDQCPLDNKKLEEAIKYAFEEGNATIKKGKSSCTTQGNNSCFVCNRQDKNDFANCQIGSNSTDKVGKKMTELLLEQDKTNSKTKSNTPNMTKTLEEINKIESFCTQVQCAIKQHYRKTPNAKALPNGTPSWDDILSDAKDELSKLLQQMTEGQTKGNLAKYCNDKDAKWNTLRTKEKQTNRAACLLFASGLQHIYKQKKGQFNGPSFGQTMGCLFLKEYAKQLKEMALKQKDYKVHPRCSVDGGIDHAFEKSGNIMNASSQCKNNVPNSCFECKLKEGYDDCKIGSDSVKTKVKPMLKDDIANKEHMEKTLENTLCPILPMDFLTPFLPLAPVSIGLSAMAYYLWKYFGPLGKGGPRFRRSPAEIPGPSVQEQVLDHVQQDSSHEYQLVKERKPPSVPARTKRSGRVNRRTIIEIHFEVLDECQKGDTQLNQKDFLELLVQEFMGSELMEEEQVPKEEVLMEGVPMESIPLEQVPMERVPSLGSGFMV; encoded by the exons gaagaaataaatgatgtCGTTAAAGAAGAATTAACGAAACTTATAGGACATATTACGAATGAAGATAAATGGAAAGACGTTGCCGCACTGTGCGGCAACGTCAGTTCTTCGACGTCAAACGATACAccaggagaagaaaaggcaaagcaaaaagcttgtaagctttttgcttcaggtttaaaacacatttctgaaATTAAGGACGACACCAACAAGGATGTTGTACCACTTAGgaaaactatgatgtgcgcagcacttaatctttatgctgatcaattaataaACAAATCAACAGATCAATGTCCTttagataataaaaaattggaagaagcAATAAAATACGCTTTTGAAGAAGGTAATGCCACTattaagaagggaaaatCTTCATGCACCACTCAGGGcaataattcttgttttgtttgcaatAGGCAAGACAAAAACGATTTTGCCaattgccaaattggcaGCAATTCCACTGACAAAGTAGGGAAGAAAATGACCGAACTCCTCCTCGAGCAAGACAAAACCAACTCCAAAACCaaatctaacacccctaacatGACCAAAACACtagaggaaataaataaaatagaatcattctgtactcaagtccaatgtgcTATCAAACAGCACTACAGGAAAACCCCAAATGCAAAAGCACTTCCAAATGGAAcaccatcttgg gaTGACATCCTAAGTGACGCCAAGGATGAATTATCGAAACTTCTACAACAAATGACGGAAGGTCAAACTAAAGGGAACCTTGCCAAATATTGCAATGACAAGGACGCTAAATGGAATACTTTACGCactaaagaaaaacaaacaaatagagcagcttgtttgctttttgcttcaggacTTCAGCACATTTATAAGCAAAAGAAGGGCCAGTTtaatggcccatcgtttggacaaacgatgggttgtttatttcttaaagaatatgcaaaacaattaaaagaaatggcattaaaacaaaaagattATAAGGTACATCCTCGATGTAGCGTAGATGGTGGCATAGATCACGCTTTTGAAAAGAGTGGTAACATTATGAATGCATCATCTCAATGCAAGAACAATGttcctaattcttgtttcgaatgcaaattaaaagaagGTTATGATGATTGCAAAATTGGTTCTGACAGTGTAAAGACCAAAGTGAAACCAATGCTAAAAGACGATATAGCGAACAAAgaacatatggaaaaaacattagagaatacactttgtcccatccttccTATGGAttttcttaccccttttcttcctttggctcctgtctctattggcctttctgctatggcttattatctttggaag tattttggtcctcttggtaaaggaggaccacgtttcagaagatctcctgctgaaattccGGGTCCATCcgtacaagaacaagtccttgatcatgtgcagcaagatagttcacatgaatatcaattggtgaaggaacgaaaacctcccTCTGTTCCAGcgagaacaaaacgttctggtcgcgtgaatcgtcgaacgattattgaaattcattttgaagtgttggatgaatgtcaaaaaggcgacacacaattgaaccagaaggattttctggaacttttggttcaagagttcatgggatccgaattaatggaagaagaacaggttcctaaggaagaagttcttatggaaggtgttcctatggaaagtattcctttggagcaggttccaatggaacgtgttccaagtttaggttccgggtttatggtttaa
- a CDS encoding SICAvar, type I (fragment) — MSGTSSEGLLKGWMEHWKSTNGVTTGQAPEAKAEQIATTLKDNLETAFSTLDSWLAERSESNEIRNLCGKGKEDGGKFWRGSGVEPEYRKILCEAILEIKYFMNGVETKKAGKGTSPQDETPFVTPLTPEKAYARCIVGMLALSEIYGDHCKLDEVIERVQDKVSAGIQQKLNAYLVPNYRTNLDICKKITNTDLIVGRSLLHDKIKGWTDGKRAQGNRAIGWRIKMPWQYWQSVCNKNKKPEQDDPKLNKLRQQNAESMATFMNLNDTKSNTNDVSLSDILVKDEYKLPESTLKRIVRSAVSDDSGTPGASPLNMENLKQELNKEVQTQK, encoded by the exons ATGTCAGGAACATCGAGTGAGGGATTATTGAAAGGATGGATGGAACATTGGAAGTCTACGAATGGTGTAACGACAGGGCAGGCACCCGAAGCGAAGGCCGAGCAAATTGCA ACGACGTTAAAGGATAACTTGGAAACAGCTTTCAGTACATTGGACAGCTGGCTAGCAGAAAGGTCGGAGTCAAATGAAATACGGAACCTCtgcggaaaaggaaaggaagacgGCGGAAAATTTTGGCGGGGGAGTGGGGTGGAGCCCGAATATAGAAAAATACTTTGTGAAGCtatattagaaataaaatatttcatgaaTGGAGTAGAGACGAAGAAAGCAGGGAAGGGTACGAGTCCCCAAGATGAGACCCCCTTCGTTACGCCCCTCACTCCAGAGAAAGCTTATGCACGTTGCATTGTGGGAATGCTTGCCCTATCGGAAATTTATGGGGATCATTGTAAATTGGACGAGGTCATAGAGAGGGTTCAGGATAAAGTGTCGGCCGGAATACAGCAGAAGTTGAATGCATATTTGGTTCCGAATTATAGGACGAACTTggatatatgtaaaaaaattaccaataCCGATTTAATTGTTGGTAGATCACTTCTCCATGATAAAATCAAAGGTTGGACAGACGGAAAAAGGGCCCAGGGGAATCGGGCGATAGGTTGGAGAATAAAGATGCCCTGGCAATATTGGCAAAGTGTCTGtaacaaaaataagaaacCGGAGCAGGACGACCCGAAACTGAATAAACTGAGACAACAGAATGCAGAAAGTATGGCAACTTTTATGAATCTGAATGACACTAAAAGCAATACAAATGATGTCTCCTTATCCGATATCTTAGTAAAGGACGAATACAAATTACCCGAGAGTACATTGAAAAGAATTGTTCGGTCAGCTGTAAGTGATGACAGTGGTACACCAGGTGCCAGTCCTCTGAACATGGAAAACCTAAAACAGGAGTTAAATAAAGAAGTCCAAACACAGAAAG